One Aegilops tauschii subsp. strangulata cultivar AL8/78 chromosome 7, Aet v6.0, whole genome shotgun sequence genomic window carries:
- the LOC141026427 gene encoding uncharacterized protein: protein MASGAAALTLRLAAVAAVLALLVIPSLARCPSLGPAPPPSPPAQPPPPPLEAIPPPPPAQAPPPPPEAIPPPPPPQAPPPPLEAIPPPPPEATPPPPPEAIPPAPVPDPPRPCNICSRECYPACTAAKAALPDSKACDEKCRNEKSRCDKCTIPKIEECTAKCNGSCDCHTEVYKSCSDDCLFPECSPCMTIRQFQMKDCRHQCNIDYCNGNKCW, encoded by the coding sequence ATGGCTTCAGGTGCAGCCGCTCTCACTCTGAGGCTGGCCGCCGTCGCTGCCGTCCTCGCCCTGCTGGTCATACCCTCCTTGGCACGCTGTCCGTCCCTTGGTCCagcaccaccaccatcaccaccggcgcagccgccgccaccaccactaGAGGCgataccaccaccaccaccggcacaggcgccaccgccaccaccggaggcgataccaccaccaccgccgccgcaggCGCCGCCACCACCACTAGAGGCgataccaccaccaccaccggaggcgacaccaccgccaccaccggaGGCGATACCGCCAGCGCCCGTGCCGGATCCACCTCGGCCATGCAATATCTGTAGCAGAGAGTGCTACCCGGCGTGCACAGCGGCCAAAGCCGCTCTGCCAGATTCCAAGGCCTGCGACGAGAAATGCCGCAACGAGAAGAGCCGCTGCGACAAGTGCACGATCCCGAAGATCGAGGAGTGCACGGCCAAGTGCAACGGCAGCTGTGACTGCCACACCGAAGTCTACAAGTCATGCAGCGACGACTGCCTCTTCCCAGAATGCAGCCCCTGCATGACCATCCGTCAATTTCAAATGAAGGATTGCAGGCACCAGTGCAACATCGACTACTGCAACGGCAATAAGTGCTGGTGA